The proteins below come from a single Rhodanobacter sp. LX-99 genomic window:
- a CDS encoding PIG-L family deacetylase, whose translation MSGTGARSSPATVNGLPVFSAQTRLLVVAPHPDDETIATGLLIQQVRAAGGDVRILLLTEGDNNPWPQRWLERRVRIRVADRRRWGHRRHAEMLQALQCLGVPAQALQPLGWPDMGVTDELLRSCRAAVSVLVAAIGQFGPSLVVAPALADRHPDHAAAHVLVRLALAEQAHPPPLLNYLVHGRAGDGDSFEIPGTAAQSARKRAALAEHRSQMALSGKRMLRLAARPERPAGLASPLAALPWRPPAWLRPWLRLSVASPAGTHSWRWRDAPLQRDQAGRLHLSVPAGAPCFVRLALTLRSPWIFDHWGWCELSGHSGGVAAGLAQAD comes from the coding sequence ATGAGCGGAACCGGCGCCCGCTCATCGCCGGCCACGGTGAACGGGTTGCCGGTATTTTCCGCGCAGACCCGCCTGCTGGTGGTGGCGCCGCACCCGGATGACGAGACCATCGCGACCGGCCTGCTGATCCAGCAAGTGCGGGCGGCCGGCGGCGATGTGCGGATCCTGCTGCTGACCGAGGGCGACAACAACCCGTGGCCGCAGCGCTGGCTGGAACGGCGCGTGCGCATCCGCGTTGCCGATCGCCGGCGCTGGGGACACCGCCGCCATGCGGAGATGCTGCAGGCGCTGCAGTGCCTGGGGGTGCCGGCGCAGGCGCTGCAGCCGCTGGGCTGGCCGGACATGGGCGTCACCGATGAGCTGCTGCGGTCGTGCCGCGCCGCGGTATCGGTGTTGGTTGCGGCGATTGGCCAGTTCGGCCCCAGCCTGGTGGTGGCGCCGGCGCTGGCCGACCGCCATCCCGACCATGCCGCGGCGCATGTGCTGGTGCGCCTGGCGCTGGCGGAACAGGCCCATCCGCCGCCACTGCTGAACTACCTGGTGCATGGTCGCGCCGGGGACGGCGATTCTTTCGAGATTCCTGGCACGGCGGCGCAATCGGCACGCAAGCGCGCCGCGCTGGCTGAACATCGCAGCCAGATGGCGTTGAGCGGCAAGCGCATGCTGCGCCTGGCCGCCCGCCCCGAACGTCCTGCCGGGCTGGCGTCGCCGCTGGCCGCCCTGCCGTGGCGACCGCCGGCCTGGCTGCGGCCCTGGCTGCGGCTCAGCGTGGCCAGTCCGGCGGGCACGCATAGCTGGCGTTGGCGCGACGCGCCGCTGCAGCGCGACCAGGCCGGCCGGTTGCACTTGTCGGTGCCGGCGGGGGCTCCGTGTTTCGTGCGGCTGGCGCTGACCTTGCGTTCACCGTGGATTTTCGACCACTGGGGCTGGTGCGAGCTGTCGGGCCATTCCGGCGGCGTCGCGGCGGGTCTTGCGCAGGCCGATTGA
- the holB gene encoding DNA polymerase III subunit delta': MNGLPWHAEHWARLQARRQRGALPHALLLCGAAGLGKRAFAQRFVQGLLCAEPTGGDACGHCRSCLLLAAGSHPDVVTLGFGLRKDGVQRSEIVVDQIRELSARLAMNSQFGGWQVASIDPADAMNPAAANALLKTLEEPAAQTMLILLADAPWRLPQTIRSRCQRIEFHLPATADALAWLQAEGVRDAAGALAAAGGNPGLARAWAGEGALERRQEVRKDLAALAAGRGQPTEVVKRWLDSEPAQRLWFAAQASADEIKARSTAGHGPLASAMDVEALGHWYDAANRTREGLRGPLRADLLLLELLAQWR; the protein is encoded by the coding sequence ATGAACGGATTGCCCTGGCACGCCGAACATTGGGCGCGGCTGCAGGCGCGCCGGCAGCGCGGTGCGCTGCCGCATGCCTTGCTGCTGTGCGGCGCCGCGGGCCTGGGCAAGCGCGCCTTCGCGCAGCGCTTCGTGCAGGGACTGCTGTGTGCCGAGCCGACCGGTGGCGATGCCTGCGGGCATTGCCGCAGCTGCCTGCTGCTCGCCGCCGGCTCGCACCCGGATGTGGTCACGCTGGGCTTCGGCTTGCGCAAGGACGGCGTGCAGCGCAGCGAGATCGTGGTCGACCAGATCCGCGAACTGTCGGCGCGGCTGGCCATGAACAGCCAGTTCGGCGGCTGGCAGGTGGCCAGCATCGACCCGGCCGACGCGATGAATCCCGCCGCCGCCAATGCGCTGCTGAAGACGCTGGAGGAACCGGCCGCGCAGACCATGCTGATCCTGCTGGCCGACGCGCCCTGGCGCCTGCCGCAAACCATCCGCAGCCGCTGCCAGCGGATCGAGTTCCACCTGCCCGCCACTGCCGACGCGCTGGCCTGGCTGCAGGCCGAAGGCGTGCGCGATGCGGCGGGTGCGCTTGCCGCAGCCGGCGGCAATCCCGGCCTGGCGAGGGCCTGGGCCGGGGAAGGTGCGCTGGAGCGGCGGCAGGAAGTGCGCAAGGATCTGGCCGCGCTGGCCGCCGGTCGCGGCCAGCCGACCGAAGTGGTCAAGCGCTGGCTGGACAGCGAACCGGCGCAGCGGCTGTGGTTTGCCGCCCAGGCCAGCGCCGACGAGATCAAGGCGCGTTCGACGGCTGGTCACGGGCCGCTGGCCAGCGCGATGGACGTCGAGGCGCTGGGCCACTGGTACGACGCGGCCAATCGCACCCGCGAGGGTTTGCGTGGTCCGTTGCGCGCCGACCTGCTGCTGCTGGAATTGCTGGCGCAGTGGCGATGA
- the tmk gene encoding dTMP kinase — translation MTALRGKFISLEGGEGAGKSTLLAGLREHIEQHGIALVQTREPGGTAVGEAVRAIVLDPAQHGVAAETELLLMFASRAQLVREVIEPALSAGQWVLCDRFADASYAYQGGGRGQPTPRIAELERWACAGVKPDLTLLLDLPVATGRARAAGRGDADRIEVEADAFFERVRTSYRERAAAEPQRFRVIDASQSPAAVLRAATRALAALFGEAQA, via the coding sequence ATGACGGCCCTGCGCGGAAAATTCATCAGCCTCGAAGGCGGCGAGGGCGCCGGCAAGAGCACCTTGCTGGCCGGCCTGCGCGAGCACATCGAACAGCACGGCATCGCGCTGGTGCAGACGCGCGAACCCGGCGGCACCGCCGTGGGCGAGGCGGTGCGCGCGATCGTGCTCGACCCGGCCCAGCACGGAGTGGCTGCCGAGACCGAGCTGCTGCTGATGTTCGCCTCGCGCGCGCAGCTGGTGCGCGAAGTGATCGAGCCAGCCTTGAGTGCGGGCCAGTGGGTGCTGTGCGATCGTTTTGCCGATGCCAGCTACGCCTACCAGGGGGGCGGCCGCGGCCAGCCGACGCCGCGCATCGCGGAGCTGGAACGCTGGGCCTGTGCCGGCGTGAAGCCCGACCTGACCTTATTGCTCGATCTGCCGGTGGCGACCGGCCGTGCGCGCGCTGCCGGCCGCGGCGACGCCGACCGCATCGAGGTCGAGGCCGATGCCTTTTTCGAGCGGGTGCGCACGAGTTACCGCGAGCGCGCCGCGGCCGAGCCGCAGCGTTTCCGGGTGATCGACGCCAGCCAGTCGCCTGCTGCCGTCCTGCGGGCGGCGACGCGGGCGCTGGCGGCATTGTTTGGAGAAGCTCAGGCATGA
- the mltG gene encoding endolytic transglycosylase MltG: MSDKPMRGRAWPRLLLIVLLASVGALIYGWNDFARFGTAPLNVAAQGDSIDIGRGSSFKSIVGELRQRGFSSANPLYWRLLAEQMHVAGKLHAGEYALEPGITPRQLLANMAAGRVLQRLFTIVDGWTFGELRQALAKAEKLNHDSAALDDAAIMQKIGAGGEAPEGRFLPETYAYVKGDSDLDILRRAHAAMVKTLDELWAGRAQDLPLATPYEALILASIVEKETGIPAERAQIAGVFVRRLKDRMLLQTDPSVIYGMGANYAGNIRRSDLTADTPYNTYTRPGLPPTPIALPGKPALVAALHPAAGDALYFVARGDGGHVFARTLEEHNRNVDCYQRKHCR, translated from the coding sequence ATGAGCGACAAACCGATGCGCGGGCGCGCATGGCCACGGCTGCTGCTGATCGTGCTGCTGGCTTCGGTCGGCGCGCTGATCTATGGCTGGAACGACTTTGCCCGCTTCGGCACGGCACCGCTGAACGTGGCGGCGCAGGGCGACAGCATCGACATCGGCCGCGGCAGCAGCTTCAAGAGCATCGTGGGCGAGCTGCGCCAGCGTGGTTTCAGCTCGGCCAATCCGCTGTACTGGCGCCTGCTGGCCGAGCAGATGCACGTGGCCGGCAAGCTGCATGCCGGCGAGTACGCGCTGGAGCCCGGCATCACGCCGCGCCAGCTGCTCGCGAACATGGCGGCCGGGAGGGTGCTGCAACGTCTGTTCACCATCGTCGACGGCTGGACCTTCGGCGAGTTGCGCCAGGCGCTGGCCAAGGCCGAGAAGCTGAACCACGACAGCGCCGCGCTGGACGATGCCGCGATCATGCAGAAGATCGGCGCCGGCGGCGAAGCGCCGGAAGGCCGTTTCCTGCCCGAGACCTACGCCTACGTGAAGGGCGACAGCGACCTGGACATCCTCCGGCGCGCGCACGCCGCGATGGTGAAGACGCTCGACGAACTGTGGGCGGGGCGCGCGCAGGACCTGCCGCTGGCCACGCCGTACGAGGCGCTGATCCTGGCCTCGATCGTGGAGAAGGAAACCGGCATTCCGGCGGAGCGCGCGCAGATCGCCGGCGTGTTCGTGCGGCGCCTCAAGGACCGCATGCTGCTGCAGACCGACCCCAGCGTGATCTACGGCATGGGCGCGAACTACGCCGGCAACATCCGCCGCAGCGACCTGACCGCCGATACGCCGTACAACACCTATACCCGGCCTGGCTTGCCGCCGACGCCGATCGCGTTGCCGGGCAAGCCGGCGCTGGTCGCGGCGCTGCACCCGGCCGCCGGCGACGCGCTGTATTTCGTGGCGCGCGGCGACGGCGGCCACGTGTTCGCCCGCACGCTGGAGGAACACAATCGCAATGTCGACTGCTACCAGCGGAAACATTGCCGATGA
- the pabC gene encoding aminodeoxychorismate lyase, which produces MTARMLVNGVAAAQVSALDRGLAYGDGLFESIRLVGTVAPLWSRHMQRLTEGCARLQIPAPDPAQLWREALEVSRGMPQSVLRITVTRGPGERGYSLPASPQPTRIVAAFVPPTVAADVYAQGVRMRVCNIRLAEQPLLAGIKHLNRLEQVLARAEWNDPAIAEGLLLDSHGRVISATMANLFAVVDGELLTPSLDRCGVAGVARAEVLAACPQARVGELTLDTLLGAGEVFLSSSVRGILPVRSLDGCGYAPGATTRRLQQHWRDLGFSMEQDG; this is translated from the coding sequence ATGACGGCGCGCATGCTGGTCAACGGCGTGGCGGCGGCACAGGTGTCGGCGCTGGATCGTGGCCTGGCCTATGGCGACGGCCTGTTCGAGAGCATCCGCCTGGTCGGCACGGTGGCGCCGTTGTGGTCGCGGCACATGCAGCGGCTGACCGAAGGTTGCGCGCGCCTGCAGATACCGGCACCCGATCCGGCGCAGCTGTGGCGCGAAGCGCTGGAGGTCAGCCGTGGCATGCCGCAGTCGGTATTGCGCATCACCGTCACCCGCGGTCCCGGCGAGCGCGGCTACAGCCTGCCGGCCTCACCGCAACCGACACGAATAGTGGCCGCGTTCGTGCCGCCGACGGTCGCCGCCGATGTCTATGCGCAAGGCGTGCGCATGCGCGTGTGCAACATCCGTCTGGCGGAGCAGCCGCTGCTGGCCGGCATCAAGCACCTGAATCGGCTGGAGCAGGTGCTCGCGCGCGCCGAATGGAACGATCCGGCGATTGCCGAAGGCCTGCTGCTCGATAGCCACGGGCGGGTGATTTCGGCGACCATGGCCAATCTGTTTGCGGTGGTCGACGGTGAACTGCTGACGCCGTCGCTGGACCGCTGCGGCGTGGCCGGGGTAGCCAGGGCCGAGGTGCTGGCTGCGTGTCCGCAGGCACGGGTAGGCGAGCTGACGCTGGATACACTGCTGGGTGCCGGCGAAGTCTTCCTCAGTTCGAGCGTGCGCGGCATCCTGCCGGTACGTTCGCTGGATGGCTGCGGCTATGCGCCAGGTGCGACGACCCGCCGGCTGCAGCAGCATTGGCGGGACTTGGGATTTTCGATGGAGCAGGACGGATGA
- a CDS encoding aminodeoxychorismate synthase component I: MTCHRRILDGRRDLLAPAAAFPQRYPCLLESVVHGTAQSRYDILFAFPRERLTLHADGCLRDDAGVVRQGRFLDALDAAWRAERLPPEGDGLPFHGGWVLLLAYELAGEIEPTLKLRPPTTLPLALAVRCPAAVIVDHVRDCTILVAEAGHEDLLDVLEADLAIVSPIPPLAAPVDWDEDAPQQFLDGVARIHEHLYAGDIFQVNLSRAWRARYAQPPVPASLYAVLRQANPAPFAGLLQQPGWAVASSSPERLVEVRGGVAQTRPIAGTRPRLPGDDELARIRELSAHPKERAEHVMLIDLERNDLGRVCMPGSVEVDELMVVESYAHVHHIVSNVRGRLRADVTPGEVIAATFPGGTITGCPKVRCMEIIAALEDAPRGAYTGALGYLDRNGELDLNILIRTLTLAGDEVSLRAGAGIVADSVAANELDETRAKARGLLRALGVPD, from the coding sequence GTGACCTGCCATCGCCGTATCCTGGACGGCCGGCGCGACTTGCTCGCGCCGGCCGCTGCTTTTCCGCAGCGTTATCCGTGCCTGCTGGAAAGCGTGGTGCACGGCACCGCGCAATCGCGCTACGACATCCTGTTCGCGTTCCCGCGCGAGCGGCTGACCCTGCACGCCGACGGCTGCCTGCGCGATGACGCGGGTGTGGTGCGGCAAGGGCGCTTCCTCGACGCACTGGATGCCGCCTGGCGGGCCGAGCGGCTGCCGCCGGAGGGCGACGGGTTGCCGTTCCACGGCGGCTGGGTATTGCTGCTGGCCTACGAACTGGCCGGCGAGATCGAGCCGACGCTGAAACTGCGGCCGCCGACGACACTGCCGCTGGCGCTGGCCGTGCGCTGTCCGGCCGCGGTGATCGTCGACCATGTGCGCGATTGCACGATCCTGGTCGCCGAGGCCGGCCACGAGGATCTGCTCGATGTACTGGAAGCCGATCTCGCGATCGTGTCGCCGATTCCGCCGCTGGCCGCCCCGGTCGATTGGGACGAGGATGCGCCGCAACAGTTCCTCGACGGCGTGGCGCGCATCCACGAACACTTGTATGCCGGCGACATCTTCCAGGTGAACCTGTCGCGTGCCTGGCGTGCGCGCTACGCGCAACCGCCCGTGCCGGCATCGCTGTATGCGGTGCTGCGCCAGGCCAATCCGGCGCCGTTCGCCGGCCTGCTGCAGCAGCCGGGCTGGGCGGTGGCGAGCTCCTCGCCGGAACGGCTGGTCGAGGTGCGCGGTGGCGTGGCGCAGACCCGGCCGATCGCCGGTACGCGCCCCCGATTGCCCGGCGACGACGAACTGGCGCGCATCCGCGAATTGAGCGCGCACCCGAAGGAACGCGCCGAGCACGTGATGCTGATCGACCTGGAACGCAACGATCTCGGCCGCGTCTGCATGCCGGGTTCGGTCGAGGTCGACGAGCTGATGGTGGTGGAGAGTTACGCCCACGTTCACCACATCGTCTCCAATGTACGTGGGCGCCTGCGTGCCGACGTGACGCCCGGCGAGGTGATCGCCGCCACCTTCCCGGGCGGCACCATCACCGGTTGCCCCAAGGTGCGCTGCATGGAAATCATCGCCGCGCTGGAAGACGCGCCGCGTGGCGCGTACACCGGCGCGCTGGGCTATCTCGATCGCAACGGAGAGCTCGACTTGAACATCCTGATCCGCACCCTGACCCTGGCCGGCGATGAAGTGAGCCTGCGCGCCGGCGCCGGCATCGTGGCCGACTCGGTCGCCGCCAACGAGCTGGACGAGACCCGCGCCAAGGCGCGCGGCCTGCTCCGCGCGCTGGGAGTGCCGGACTGA
- the fabF gene encoding beta-ketoacyl-ACP synthase II → MSKRRVVVTGMGIISPVGNDIASAWERVLKGVSGIGPVTHFDTSAYSTRIAGQVSGFDPAEWMPLKDVKKMDPFIHYGVAAGTQALRDSGLEVTEANAPRIGVAVGAGIGGLYTIEATTLELAAKGPRRVSPFYVPSSIINMVSGQLSIMFGLKGPNIACVTACTTGAHNIGLAARMIQYGDADAMIAGGAEFATTGTAMAGFCSAKAMSTRNDEPTKASRPWDKDRDGFVLSDGAGVLMLEEYEHAKARGARIYAELVGFGMSGDAFHMTAPSEGGEGAARCIQTALDDAGLNPADVQYINAHGTSTPLGDLGEVMAAKKVFGDHAYKLAMSSTKSTTGHLLGAAGGVEAIFSILALRDQVLPPTINLDEPGEGCDLDFVPNTAREAKVGVAISNSFGFGGTNGTLAFRRV, encoded by the coding sequence ATGAGCAAGCGACGTGTGGTAGTGACCGGCATGGGCATCATCTCGCCGGTCGGCAACGACATCGCCAGCGCCTGGGAGCGTGTCCTCAAGGGCGTCAGCGGCATCGGCCCGGTCACCCATTTCGACACCTCCGCTTATTCCACGCGCATCGCCGGCCAGGTCAGCGGCTTCGATCCGGCCGAGTGGATGCCGCTCAAGGACGTCAAGAAGATGGACCCGTTCATCCACTACGGCGTGGCGGCAGGCACCCAGGCCCTGCGTGATTCCGGGCTGGAAGTGACCGAGGCGAACGCACCGCGCATCGGCGTGGCGGTCGGTGCCGGCATCGGCGGCCTGTACACGATCGAGGCGACCACGCTGGAACTGGCGGCAAAAGGCCCGCGCCGGGTCTCGCCGTTCTACGTGCCCAGCTCGATCATCAACATGGTCTCGGGCCAGTTGTCGATCATGTTCGGCCTGAAGGGCCCGAACATCGCCTGCGTCACCGCCTGCACCACCGGCGCGCACAACATCGGGCTGGCCGCGCGCATGATCCAGTACGGCGATGCCGACGCGATGATCGCCGGCGGCGCCGAGTTCGCCACCACCGGTACCGCGATGGCCGGCTTCTGCTCGGCCAAGGCGATGTCCACCCGCAACGACGAGCCGACCAAGGCCAGCCGTCCGTGGGACAAGGACCGCGACGGCTTCGTGCTGTCCGACGGCGCCGGCGTGCTGATGCTGGAAGAGTACGAACACGCCAAGGCCCGCGGCGCGCGCATCTACGCCGAGCTGGTCGGTTTCGGCATGAGCGGCGACGCGTTCCACATGACCGCGCCGAGCGAGGGCGGCGAGGGTGCGGCACGCTGCATCCAGACCGCGCTGGACGACGCCGGCCTCAATCCGGCTGACGTGCAGTACATCAATGCGCACGGCACCTCCACGCCGCTGGGCGACCTCGGCGAGGTGATGGCGGCGAAGAAGGTGTTCGGCGACCACGCGTACAAGCTGGCGATGAGCTCGACCAAGTCCACCACCGGCCACCTGCTCGGTGCGGCCGGCGGCGTCGAGGCGATCTTCAGCATCCTGGCGCTGCGCGACCAGGTACTGCCGCCCACGATCAACCTCGACGAGCCGGGCGAAGGCTGCGACCTGGACTTCGTGCCGAACACGGCACGCGAGGCGAAGGTCGGCGTGGCGATCTCCAACTCGTTCGGTTTCGGCGGCACCAACGGCACGCTGGCATTCCGCCGCGTCTGA
- the acpP gene encoding acyl carrier protein, with the protein MSTIEERVKKIVIEQLGVKEDEVTANASFVDDLGADSLDTVELVMALEEEFETEIPDEDAEKITTVQQAVDYIKAHSKD; encoded by the coding sequence ATGAGCACCATCGAAGAGCGCGTCAAGAAAATCGTCATCGAGCAGTTGGGCGTGAAGGAAGATGAAGTCACGGCGAACGCTTCGTTCGTGGACGATCTGGGCGCAGATTCGCTGGACACGGTGGAACTGGTGATGGCGCTCGAGGAAGAGTTCGAGACCGAGATTCCCGACGAAGATGCCGAGAAGATCACCACCGTGCAGCAGGCCGTTGATTACATCAAGGCCCACTCCAAGGATTGA
- the fabG gene encoding 3-oxoacyl-ACP reductase FabG gives MTLPLQGEIALVTGASRGIGAAIADELAAMGATVVGTATSENGAAAIDERLAAHGGHGRVLNVTDGAAVDGLIDAIAKEFGAVSILVNNAGITRDQLLMRMKDEDWQAIIDTNLTSVYRTSKAVMRGMMKARKGRIISIASVIGLTGNPGQSNYAAAKAGIIAFSKSLAREIGSRGITVNVVAPGFIDTDMTRALPEESKQALLGQIALGRLGEATDIAKAVGFLASPAAAYITGETLHVNGGMYMP, from the coding sequence ATGACTCTCCCACTGCAAGGTGAAATCGCGCTGGTCACCGGCGCCAGCCGTGGCATCGGTGCGGCGATCGCGGACGAACTGGCGGCGATGGGCGCGACGGTGGTCGGCACCGCCACCAGCGAGAACGGCGCCGCCGCGATCGACGAACGGCTGGCCGCGCATGGCGGCCATGGCCGCGTGCTGAACGTCACCGACGGCGCGGCGGTCGACGGGCTGATCGACGCGATCGCGAAGGAATTCGGCGCGGTCTCGATCCTGGTCAACAACGCCGGCATCACCCGCGACCAGTTGCTGATGCGGATGAAGGACGAGGACTGGCAGGCGATCATCGACACCAACCTCACCTCGGTCTACCGCACTTCCAAGGCGGTGATGCGCGGCATGATGAAGGCGAGGAAGGGCCGCATCATCTCGATCGCCTCGGTGATCGGACTCACCGGCAATCCGGGCCAGTCCAATTACGCCGCGGCCAAGGCCGGCATCATCGCGTTCTCCAAGTCGCTGGCGCGCGAGATCGGCAGCCGCGGCATCACCGTCAACGTGGTGGCGCCGGGCTTCATCGACACCGACATGACCCGCGCCCTGCCGGAAGAATCGAAACAGGCGCTGCTCGGCCAGATCGCGCTGGGGCGGCTGGGCGAGGCGACGGACATCGCCAAGGCGGTGGGCTTCCTGGCCTCGCCGGCAGCGGCCTACATCACCGGGGAAACCCTGCACGTCAACGGCGGCATGTACATGCCGTAG
- the fabD gene encoding ACP S-malonyltransferase, whose translation MSSTSASLAFVFPGQGSQSVGMLAELAVAHAEVQATFEEASQGAGVDLWKLSAQGPEDQLNRTENTQPALLAASVAVWRVWQKLGGAQPAQLSGHSLGEYSALVCAGALSLHDAAALVAERGRLMQMAVPAGVGAMAAILGGDDAQIAQVCEDAAQGQVVAPANFNSPGQLVIAGNAEAVDRALAKLAELGVKKAIKLAVSVPSHCALMRGAADRLGERMAAIDWQPPSIPVIQNAEARSYATLDDIRGALQRQLYLPVRWTECVQALAAGGAARIAECGPGKVLAGLIKRIDKSVEARAIGTPAELDAARAEWG comes from the coding sequence ATGAGTTCCACTTCCGCTTCGCTCGCTTTCGTTTTCCCCGGCCAGGGCTCGCAGTCGGTCGGCATGCTGGCCGAACTGGCCGTCGCGCATGCCGAGGTGCAGGCCACGTTCGAGGAGGCCTCGCAAGGCGCCGGCGTCGATCTGTGGAAGCTGAGCGCGCAGGGCCCGGAAGACCAGCTCAATCGCACCGAGAACACCCAGCCGGCGCTGCTGGCTGCCAGCGTGGCGGTGTGGCGGGTGTGGCAGAAGCTGGGCGGCGCGCAGCCGGCGCAGTTGTCCGGCCACAGCCTGGGCGAGTACAGCGCGCTGGTCTGCGCCGGCGCGCTGTCGCTGCATGACGCGGCGGCGCTGGTGGCCGAGCGCGGTCGGCTGATGCAGATGGCGGTGCCGGCCGGCGTGGGCGCGATGGCGGCGATCCTGGGCGGCGACGACGCGCAGATCGCGCAGGTGTGCGAGGACGCGGCACAGGGCCAGGTAGTGGCGCCGGCCAACTTCAATTCGCCGGGGCAGCTGGTGATCGCCGGCAACGCCGAGGCGGTCGATCGCGCGCTGGCGAAACTGGCCGAGCTGGGCGTGAAGAAGGCGATCAAGCTGGCCGTGTCGGTGCCGTCGCATTGCGCGCTGATGCGCGGGGCGGCCGACCGCCTGGGCGAGCGGATGGCCGCGATCGACTGGCAGCCGCCGTCGATCCCGGTGATCCAGAACGCCGAGGCGCGCAGCTACGCCACGCTCGATGACATTCGCGGCGCGCTGCAGCGCCAGCTGTACCTGCCGGTGCGCTGGACCGAGTGCGTGCAGGCGCTGGCCGCCGGTGGCGCCGCACGCATCGCCGAATGCGGTCCGGGCAAGGTGCTGGCCGGCCTGATCAAGCGCATCGACAAGAGCGTCGAGGCCCGTGCCATCGGCACCCCGGCGGAACTCGACGCTGCACGTGCCGAGTGGGGCTAG
- a CDS encoding beta-ketoacyl-ACP synthase III produces MAQIYSRIIATGSALPERVVTNADLEKIVDTSDEWIRTRTGIRQRHIVADGETTGDLAFLAAQRALEAAGVKASELDLIILGTTTPDIIFPSTACLVQHRLGANGCAAFDVNAACSGFVYALGIADKFIRSGQSKKVLVIGAETLTRMVDWSERESCVLFGDGAGAVVLEASGEPGIYTTCLHADGGYKHLLYNPVGVSVGFKDEPNHGVRIRMAGREVFKVAVKTLDSLVDETLQAAGMAESDIDWLIPHQANLRIIEATAKRLKMSMERVIVTVDKHANTSSGSVPLALDYAVRSGKVQRGQNLLLEAFGGGFTWASALLRY; encoded by the coding sequence ATGGCCCAGATCTACTCCCGCATCATCGCCACCGGCAGTGCGTTGCCCGAGCGCGTGGTAACCAACGCCGACCTGGAAAAGATCGTCGACACCAGTGACGAGTGGATCCGCACCCGCACCGGTATCCGCCAGCGCCACATCGTCGCCGACGGCGAGACCACCGGCGACCTGGCATTCCTTGCCGCGCAGCGTGCGCTGGAAGCGGCTGGCGTCAAGGCGTCCGAACTCGATCTGATCATCCTCGGCACGACCACGCCGGACATCATCTTCCCGTCCACCGCCTGCCTGGTGCAGCATCGCCTCGGCGCGAACGGCTGCGCCGCGTTCGACGTCAATGCGGCGTGCTCGGGCTTCGTCTATGCGCTGGGCATCGCCGACAAGTTCATCAGGAGCGGGCAGTCGAAGAAGGTGCTGGTGATCGGCGCCGAGACGCTGACCCGGATGGTCGACTGGAGCGAGCGCGAAAGCTGCGTGCTGTTCGGCGACGGCGCCGGCGCGGTGGTGCTGGAGGCGTCCGGCGAGCCGGGCATCTACACCACCTGCCTGCATGCCGACGGCGGCTACAAGCACCTGCTGTACAACCCGGTCGGCGTGTCGGTCGGCTTCAAGGACGAACCCAATCACGGCGTGCGCATCAGGATGGCCGGTCGCGAGGTGTTCAAGGTTGCGGTGAAGACGCTCGATTCGCTGGTCGATGAGACCCTGCAGGCGGCCGGCATGGCCGAGTCGGACATCGACTGGCTGATTCCGCACCAGGCCAACCTGCGCATCATCGAGGCGACTGCCAAGCGCCTGAAGATGTCGATGGAGCGGGTCATCGTGACGGTCGACAAGCACGCCAACACCTCGTCCGGTTCGGTGCCGCTGGCACTGGACTACGCGGTGCGCTCGGGCAAGGTACAGCGCGGCCAGAACCTGCTGCTGGAAGCGTTCGGCGGTGGCTTTACCTGGGCTTCGGCGCTGCTGCGCTACTGA
- the rpmF gene encoding 50S ribosomal protein L32, translating into MAVAKSRRTPSTRGMRRAHDALKTVQLSTDPTSGEVHLRHHVTKDGYYRGKKVIETKGAVSVED; encoded by the coding sequence ATGGCAGTTGCCAAGAGCCGCCGTACCCCGTCCACCCGCGGCATGCGTCGTGCGCACGACGCGCTGAAGACCGTGCAGTTGTCCACCGATCCGACCAGTGGCGAAGTGCACCTGCGCCATCACGTCACCAAGGACGGCTACTATCGCGGCAAGAAAGTGATCGAGACCAAGGGCGCGGTGTCGGTCGAGGATTGA